A region of Chitinophaga horti DNA encodes the following proteins:
- a CDS encoding EcsC family protein: MRMLYEQQARLEMEHWQYRMRKRPSWMERTTKRVQDRINKLIPEKVHQAITVTIKQMVRGVLFGATYTAPTQQEFTSLFEVEEAVRKRVNIYRHTAAAEGGITGAGGILLGLADFPILLAIKLKLLFDIASFYGFDIKNFKERLFILHVFQLAFSSQQHRQKVFEQIVNWDQRAAQLPDDPESFDWLRFQQEYRDHIDLAKMAQLVPVIGAAVGVVVNYRLINKLGETAMNAYRMRKLAH, translated from the coding sequence ATGCGCATGTTATACGAACAACAAGCCAGGCTTGAAATGGAACATTGGCAGTACCGCATGCGTAAACGCCCCTCCTGGATGGAACGTACCACCAAACGGGTGCAGGACCGCATCAATAAACTGATCCCCGAAAAGGTACACCAGGCCATTACGGTCACGATCAAACAAATGGTACGCGGCGTGCTGTTCGGCGCCACTTACACTGCACCTACGCAACAGGAATTTACGTCACTGTTCGAGGTGGAAGAAGCAGTGCGCAAGCGGGTGAATATTTACCGCCACACCGCAGCAGCCGAAGGTGGCATTACCGGGGCGGGCGGTATATTGCTCGGACTCGCAGACTTCCCCATTCTACTGGCGATAAAGTTGAAGTTGTTGTTCGACATCGCCTCGTTTTACGGCTTCGATATCAAAAACTTTAAGGAGCGGTTGTTCATCCTGCACGTATTTCAACTGGCGTTCAGCAGCCAGCAACACAGGCAAAAGGTGTTTGAGCAGATCGTTAACTGGGACCAACGTGCGGCACAACTGCCGGATGATCCGGAATCGTTCGACTGGCTACGCTTTCAGCAGGAATACCGCGATCATATCGACCTGGCCAAGATGGCCCAGCTGGTACCGGTGATCGGTGCGGCGGTGGGTGTGGTGGTCAATTACAGGCTGATCAACAAACTGGGCGAAACGGCGATGAATGCTTACAGGATGCGAAAGCTCGCTCATTAA